A window of Synergistales bacterium genomic DNA:
TTTCTTGAGCCAGAAGCGGGCGTCCTGGGAGTTGGGCCGATTGTCCCCCATCATGAAGTAGTGTTCCTCCGGAACCTTGAGGGGCGGCATGGTGTAGCTGTCCCGAAATTCGACATAGGGTTCGTCCAGGGGCTCCCCGTCGATGTACACCATCCCCTTTTCCATGGAAACGGTCTCGCCGGGCTCTCCAATGATCCGCTTGACGAAGTCCCTGGTGGGATCGTCGGGGAACTTGAACACCACGATGTCACCCCGCTTGGGTTCGGTGAAGGTGTACCAGAACTTGGCGACCAGCACACGGTCCTGCGGTTCGAGGGTGGGCTTCATGGAACCGCTGGGGATCCAGAAGGCCTGTACGACGAAAGTCCGGAGCACCAGGGCCAGAAC
This region includes:
- the lepB gene encoding signal peptidase I, whose product is MAVKPWWRETLETILWALVLALVLRTFVVQAFWIPSGSMKPTLEPQDRVLVAKFWYTFTEPKRGDIVVFKFPDDPTRDFVKRIIGEPGETVSMEKGMVYIDGEPLDEPYVEFRDSYTMPPLKVPEEHYFMMGDNRPNSQDARFWLKKFVPKSDMKGPVFFRYWPPSRIGLVD